The genomic window tggtgctcacccacaatcatcttttagacatctgtttaaggtgtTGTGCATACAGacttgcttcacagtatatttattccctcctgaagtttgttgtaaatgatccactacagttcaagaggaacaatGAGGTACCTAAGTACAGTACCAGAAGGAGAAAGGacattcattactttacattaaggttgtcttcagcacaaaaaggcatgcacaatactgcaacaaaaatatttaaacatttacCCACTGATATGAAGTCtggcagacagcaaagtaaaatttgataaactGAGAGTTTCTCCATGACAactcctattccatagaagaatttctattactttaATGTGCAAAAGATAGTGGGtatgaattactaactcacatctatatctttttttatttttgtaagaaacaaaaaaattggaaAGATTCAAAATATCACCATATGTAAAAATTTGTGATGTGAGTGTATGACGACTTGCATGACAGATCATTACGATATACCATGCAAAAATGATCCACGGAACATGCTAGTAACTAAATGactaacaaaaaattattaaaaaagaaaattgaaatgtCGGTCACATTGTGTACATTATACCATTATTAGCAATAAAGCTCTACTTACAATGCTCTCCTGAATTACTCTGCTCTCTCGAGTGAAGTGGCCAGTGTGTGTCCATTTTTGCAGCAAAATGACAGCTCCATTTGAAATTATATTGCGAGCTCTGGGTCATATCCTCAAATTTCAATTTATGTAACTGTTCCATGTAATATAACACCAAGAGGTTTTTCTAGCTTTTATCTAGGTCAAAAAATATTCCAAGGAGGTATTGTTTGTTTAGGGAAATCTCCTATACTGAAATAATCTATTTCAGTCAGATTGTCTAGTGGGCACTGATAAGCCTAAACCGAATCTCGAAGTTATTTACAAGATAATGGAGCTATAGGATGCTAAttcaaaatttaacctatttcatgatacctttgtgagtatatttggaaACAgattccctaagaaaacagtgaaacataattgtaagaaaccatgtaaaaagtcaTGTCTTACTATTGGgggtaaaaatatcttgtaaacagacaagggaaatgtatcttatagctaggagtagTAATGATCCCAAAAAAGTGAAACTTTATAAAACTACTGCActgcattaagaaaagttattaaaaagtccagaagtatgtgcattatgtcagattagcacatctgataataaaattaaaacaatttggaatattgtttaaagGGAAACCGGGCAAGCAAgaacacaggaagactgtatttccatCGAACACAataaaaagtttgttaacaagaaatcagaagtagaaaacattattaaaaatcatttttcaagtGTTATAGAGAAAATAGAATCcagttattcattagaaaatgcaaggcagtatgtggaagaggcagtacctatgcaatttgataaaattgaaattcaacccacctctcctactgaaattaggaaaataataaatttactcaaaagtagaagctcacatggaattgatggcatttccaacagagtactaaaagcttgttcccaataaATAAGTAGGATTCCCAGCCACATGGGcagcagctcactgaaacagggcattttttcaGACAGACTTTAACAACTGAACATCAACCAATGGGATAttttgtggtctctcaaaggcttttgatggcgtgaatcatgaaattcttctagataagtttaagtattgtggcatgagtgggacagtgcacaaatggtttcattcatacttactggaagaatgcagaaggtttaaattaacagtacagatagtctgcaaaaaccagcagtcCTCTACCTGGAGAggcatcaagaatggtgtcccacagggttcagtcttgggtcccttattgttaatatatattaacgacttgccactctatactcattaagatgcaaagctagttcttgttgctgatgatacaagtgtagtaatcacacccaagaagcaagaatcagctgaggaaattgcaaaacaatgtctttcagaaaattattaagtggttctttgcaaatggACTCACTAAAttgtgagaaaacacagtttatacaattctgtacagtaaatggcataacaccattgataaatacagactatgaacataagtctgttgctaaggtggaACACTCTAAATTTCTGGGTgggtgcattgatgagaaattgaactggaagaaacacatcaatgatctgctgaaacggttagagtCAACTACTTATGCTATAAGGGTTATAGCAAAatttgtgataaacatatcagtaaattagcctactatacctattttcattcactgctttcatatggtatcatattttggggcaattcgtcattaagagagatagtgttcattgcacaaaagcatgtactcagaataatagctgaagcccacccaagatcaccatgcagacatttatttatgGAATTCaggatattcacttatgaaatttgtcattaataacccataccaattcaaaaataacagtgcagtgcatagctacaacactagaagaaaggatgatcttcactactcaggattaaatctcactttggcacagaaaggggtgaattatgctgccacaaaaatctttggtcatttgccaaatagcattaaaagtctgacagttaGCCAACcaccatttaaaaacaaattaaaagaatttatgaatgacaactcctcctactcaataaataaattcttagatatgaagtaactaaaaaaaatcaattaattattttgtgtaaagaaaacttacgttaaagtgacacattccacatcattacaaaatgtattcatgatctatggaacaaggattaatgtatgtatgtatgtatgtacgtacgtatgtatgtatgataCAATGGTCTAGAATCCATTTCGGTAACTTTATTACATATACAGTGCAATGTTATGATTCACTATGGGCGAGATGTTTTCCTTCTGTTGTGAGATTGATGTCCTCTTTTCAAAATTTGGGGTCAAAACCAGCTTACCACATATTATTGAACAACCAGACTACAATATCTTTTTGACTAAAGACTGATACCACATAACACGTGGAGAACTGATAGTTGTAGACTTTACTGCCTGAATAAAAATTTTCCTGTCACCTTCATTATCTGCTGTCATGAATGAGAAACAGGATTTAGACTGGTTGTGCCTGATGCCAGAAAAAAATACTTAACGATTTTCAGTAATCTAACTTCATTCAGTAGTGAGTGTAACTTCCTTAAAAGCATTAGATACTTTTGTGCATTCCTTTTCATCGAAGAGCCTTCCGATTAACTCCAAAACTCTACAAAGTGTTGTGAAAAAACTAATATGACAAGCACAAATACGCGAGCGATTATTTAATCTCAGGCTAGTAAATAGTGTGGTTAGTGTTAACCCAAGGAAACTAAGTCTATACAGTATTCTGTAGTCTGGTTGCATTTAAACCCAATTACAGAGCTGCATCTGTCAATTCATCAATGGCAAGACAATGTAAGACTTCCCTGAAATAATGGGAATGGCCATGAATGCTCAAGGATCGCTATAATGGTGTAGTTTAGTCAATCCTCTATGTTCAAATACTGTTGATGGCATTGTATCAAGGTTGGCTTACTGCAGAAGAGAAAGAAGTCATTTTTTGGAACACTGATTACCTACAACATTGAGTTTAGAGAGCAAATATGTTCACCTAGACTTCGCTAATGATTTGTTTTGATCCTGATTATCGTTATAGCACCTCAGTGTAATATGCATAATACAAAGTCCTTCATTACAATTACACGATACATAACACGCAGGAACTTACAGGGCCATGATCCACTAATTTTAGAGAACACCATAAAGTAATTCACTGTGCATTTTCCTCCTTAACAAAACATAAGCTTCCTTTACAAGTTCAACAAAACAACGCTATTTTGTAATCAGTAAACAATTTCGACTATTCAACAAATGGGCAAGGAAGAACTCTTCTCAGATGCTTAACAACTTCTGTTTCAAGTACTCATTTGTCAGTATTTACTAACTATGATGCACCCTTAGGTAACATTTTCATCGATTCCTCATAGCCTTATCTCCAAGATCGTTCAGGGCAAAATTATGACCAACCGACTTTGTTGTATTGCGAATAACGTCTTACCAGCCTGTAAAGAGCTTTCATAGATAATTATGCTGAAACGTATtcattggaatgtaataatataTTCAGTGTCTGCAAACTACAACATCGTGTATCGGGATACAAAATACATACTGTACCAAAATTTTTAATCAATAttgagcctctctctctctcaatctgcaGTTTTGTCACAAGCAATAAAATAATGCAAGATTTGCTGCATACCTAGTTCAGAAAGTCTTTCTCTAATTTCACAACAATCCTACCAAAAAAACGAAATACCTATATCCCCCCCGGCACTGTATGAATTTATACTCTTCAAGTCTTTAGATTGTTGTGAACGAGAGCTAAGAGACtgcgaaaagaaggaaaaaaattttacTTACAAGAGCCAACAAGTTGCAGCCGTCAGCATCAATACAACTTGTAATACCCTGTGAAAAGTTTTAACTGTTAGCTTTCTGTAAGTAACATACGCATGAAATATTCATGGCATAAAAGCAGAAACTATATCACTGTAACATAAATCGGACAAATTCTCTCGTTTGACAACCCAATTTCCTTACCCTCTGTTGGGTCCTTTAGGCACTACAAATGGTAAAACAATACCAACAACACCCCAAATTGCAGTAAAGACAATAATAGGAGTGGCTGCGGCTCCCATCTCGTTCAGTGCGTTTTAATAACAACGATTCGAAGTTTCTTCGACGTACACGCCTTCTTTTCTCCTGTTCAGCTATCACTAATCATATGATCTGTTACGTCAGTGATACAAACATTGTAACAAAAGGTTCTCAAACTTCGAAAGGATGTCGATTTCTCCTGATCGATATAATAAGAAGATGCATTGTACTGGTAGCAATACATCATAACAACAACTTACCTCCTGTGCAGCCGATGTACATTAATTTCTATATCTAAAAGATATCCGAGTTTGGAGAAGTGCTGATTGTTAGGTTTTGGATATTCTTCTTAAGACCCTTAACACGCAACAGATTGCCTGCGCAAAATTCTGTGAATACCGTATCTGCGCAAAATGATATTTGCGTGTGAGAAGAAGATTTGCGCAGATACGACATGTGCGCAAAACTTGATGTTTTGAGGAGTTTGAGAGAGACTACTCAAATTTTTAGGTTCAGATCACATCTTTACAAACAAACTGTAGTGTGTGGATAGGAGACAGCAGCAACTCTGGTGCTAAAACGTGTTTGAGTCAGCAGTTTGTTCAGTCAGTGAAATAGacgtgacctctttgaggatgtccacgttgaaactggtatcactgacaaTGGCGcgtttgtggcaacaatgattaccaaagttcaAAGGACAACTAAAATAATATATACTTTCAGTAAACTACATGAAAAATCAGTCATATCTCAGTCAGAAACTTGAAACTGTCAGCACAGGATGGGACCATGTAAAGGATCTCTGGCTtaagtttaaaataatagttgaccatgcactggatagacacAAGTACTCAGTAGAAAAGTTCATAATAGAAGGGAACCTGCGTTGTATACAGTCACTCTAAAGAAACTTTTAAACAATTAGTGTAtactaggtgtaaaacaaagcttagGGCTGCCCCTACAGCAAATACAGAAACggaacataattttaaaaactcaTTTCATTGTGAAATGTTTACTACAAAAAGCTAACCAAAGTAACTAAACCTATTCAATGTAGTGCTGGGGGATTGTTGGCATACTTTCACTCAGTACTATCCTGTGTAATAAACTAATGTCAGTCATGACAGTGTAGCAAAAAAAAAGTACACCATGTTTGTTCTAAGGAAATATACACCCAGAATATTGTGTTCAGCTGATAATGGAAGAACTTGGAACAGTCCGTCTGGGAACATAGTCATTACGACACTTCTCATACAAGCAAATATAATTTGTGCTTCATAAAAAGAGTGATTTAGAGGTGAACTGTATTATTTGGTTTTCTCACGTGCATATATCTCCCACCTAGAGCTCcaaaataatttggaaaatgagTTTGTAAATAAAACATTCTGATTTATTTATCCAGCTCCAGTTGTCTTTTTGACATACAAATAGGTTGGAGTCATTTCCACAATTTAATAAATGTATCTCTAACTATTTCTTTAACAGTTGTACTGTCAAGAAAATATTCGGAATCTAGGGACTGGAAGCTGTTCCCTATGAATAAATATCTGTGGACAGTATTATTAATAGTTTACATGTTTTATAAACCCAcgtaaaattgaaaacagtgcatgtattttattttttacagaaaaaaataaatttattgtcaaAATTTAAGAACTTGTTTTAAAAAGGAGTGTAACACATGGTTTGAAAAGACCGTGCATGCCACAAGGGAGGGAAAAAATACAACAATTTTGATAAGTTGTTTTTTCTGTTACCACCATTAATGGAATGGCAGACCACTTGCAATGTTTTCATACATCACACACAAACTTTGATATCAGTGAGATCATCAGCTGCAGCAGACTGTTTGAGCACAGAAGACCCATCCAGTGCAACAGTATCTTGAaatccactgaagcgccaaagaaactggtataggcatgcgtgtttaaatacagaaatatgtaaacaagcagaaatcggcgctgcggtcggcaatgcataTATAAAACGACATGCGTCTGGCACAGTtgatagatcagttactgctgttacaatggcgggttatcaa from Schistocerca nitens isolate TAMUIC-IGC-003100 chromosome 5, iqSchNite1.1, whole genome shotgun sequence includes these protein-coding regions:
- the LOC126259996 gene encoding V-type proton ATPase subunit e 2-like; the protein is MGAAATPIIVFTAIWGVVGIVLPFVVPKGPNRGVLQVVLMLTAATCWLFWLCCYMAQMNPLIGPKISNTTLAIMATQWSGYTPK